In Colias croceus chromosome 8, ilColCroc2.1, the genomic window gcatGTGCGTAGGACCGAGGGGTCCTGATTTCGATTCTCGGTGAAGACGAGGAAAAAAAAGTCTTAGTCTGGTAGGACAGAGAAGGCTGATTACCTTACTTGTCcctaaataaaatcgatcagtgaaacagatgtataatgcatctgccccctACATGGGACATGGCCCATGTCCCATGTAAGGGGACGTCATTATAGGAATACAATCACTTTATATATGAAGCAGTAGTTGAAGCTTTTAAAAGAGACACATCTTGTGATGGAAGAATTATTAGGATAAAAAGTAAGAGAAATAAGATAcgagaataaataatttcttatatCACACGGATTCATGTTTCATaagcaacaaaaaaataaatctttttgcataaacaattatttgatatacttaggcataatttattattatttattaagtgttttaaattgacaatgaagaatttttcattcattcattcatttcattcataataACTTTACATCAAGTGACCGATATGCTCGTTACCTTGTCTtgctattttataaattatgtaatgaataattttctcttttcactttttattttttatgtaatttgtatataattatgaacataattttattgtccGCTCCAATAATCAAGTATAGATAACGTTAATGTAATTTGACGTGAAGGCAGAATAGTTTTATGTAATCTCAAACATGCATAacaatgtaaacaaaattataataactgtaaagttagataatataatataattttgatagatattatctaattgcattcatttaatatatttgtacaaTTGTAACAGCACCTTCTAGTTTTCAATTAATCGAAACCTGTTTAAAGGcactttttagaaaattcaaatGACTGgtactattaataaataaaacagaactttcattatttattcatttttagtcATCAATTATCATATATACTATTTAGTAGTGCTAAAACATACCGCCGCCGTTGCATGCAAAAAAATCCTTAGATTTTGGCCACCTTTTCCATAATCAAAGCAACGCTCTACCAACAGTTCATTTGACACCTGCGCACAAACTGCGCATATCTCAGAAGGCAAAATAATCGCAATGTTACTTAACGTTGCACTTGCTTATGCTTGGTTTCATATAACATCAAGTGCATAGCCCTCTCCTTTGTTCGTAAAAAAAGAGGAAAAAACTTAAgctctataaatttataaattcatagaGCTtccgccattccggggcggatgcctgaccaactcaTTTTcactctttataaatttatatttataaagcatttgaatgccatataactaaaaatatcaatttcatcTAAAGCTCTATCTCGTGTTCCAGGTGGTCCTCGTATCACCAGAGCAGTACGACTCGCTGTACCCAGCGCAGGACCGCATCGACGAGGAGTACGAGCCGCGCGCGCACCGCCCGCAGCCGCGCCTGAAGCAGCCGCAACAGGACGCGCCCAAGCAGCCGCCTGTGCAAACTATCAGGAACTATAATAAGGTAGGAACTATTTTCCAATGTTTGGGCATTTAGTTGTTTTGAATTCATTTCATTGTTTTTGGcgataaatacattttctttcaTTTCATTGTCTAatttgttagttatattttgtaaaaacaaatatcGTGTTACAGTGTTAGTTGTCATCAATTATTCTAAAACTATTTGgcagatttttatgaaagctATTTGTGAGTcatatttattagtaaaacaAATATCGTGTTACAGTGTTAGTTGTCAgtataattattctaaaactATTTGgcagatttttatgaaagctGTAGTTGCGTCTTATCAAGACAAAGTTTATGTTtgctgtttatttgttttaactttCTGGGATATCACTCGTTCTAGGCTTTTGAGAAATTGATTTTAgcagttataaataatgattttagtTGTCATATACTTggaagaatttaaaattaattgcatAAACTAGACTGCAatgaaaaagataataatCGGTAAAACGTACCGCATGTACATTGCGCTATTAGCGATGCAATTAAATCGCGTGTACATTCATCATTACCTGTTGTTGTTACACAAATTATGTTACGTCAGGAAACgttcaattaacataatatgtcgCACTTATGTTCCAGGTAAACGACGACGGCAGCTTCACGTTCGGCTACGAAGCCGCTGACGGTTCCTTCAAGGAAGAAACCAGAGGCACCGACTGTGTAGTCCGGGGCAAATACGGGTACGTCGACCCCGACGGCAACAAAAGAGAATTCACCTATGTATCTGGCAACCCCTGCGACCCCAACAAACCGAATGAGGACGAAGAATCGGAACAACACGGACCAGAATCAGCTGAACGAGATGACGGTGAACCGAACTACCCGACCCGACCGGCTCTCCGACCGACCACCTCCCGACCGGCCACTACTTACTTCCAAAACGACTTCAGAGACGCAGATGAAGAACCAGAAGAAGAACCTCTGCAGCACATCAGACAGCGTGTGGTACAACGCCCGCAACCAGCCCGACCAATTCTACGACCTTCCTACCCATCTCAACAGATCGCGATCACCCCCCGACCTGTGCCAATCCCCACTACCGCTAGAGCTCTTCCTCCAGCGACCACCTTCAGGCCACAGCTTGTGCAAGTGACCCCCAAACCCCAGATCCAATACAGTCCCGAACCGAACTACTCCCCCTCCCCCGCCCCTATCCCAGCTAGACCTAGCCAGATTGATTTTGCGGCTGAATTCGCGAAATTCCACAGAGAAAACCAAGTTCAGTCAACAACTCCCGCCGATTTGGCTCCAACCAGGTCTTCTGCTGCCAGTCCTTCTCCAAGTGGCAATCCTTTATACTCCTCTGAGCTAGTCTTCGATCCGTCAAGCGGACAATATAACACTCAGCTCTTCCAGAGCTTACCGCAAACTAAAGGAGAGTTAAACTTGAACCAGAGATTACAGCCTTATGTTGCACAGCAGCAATCCAGGCCATTTATTCCGTCCCCACAAATCCCAAGCGGTCAAAGCCCGTACAGACAAGTTCAAGCGAGTCCGCAAGAAGCGTATCAAAGGCAGCAAGCTGAATCTCAGTATCAGAACTCAGCACAGCTGTTCGCTCAGCAACAACAGTTGCAACAGAGCCAATTGCAAAGGGATCGGGCTGCTGCGAGAGCCCAGGCCCAAAGACTATCGATACAACCAGCACAATCTCAAAGGGCACAATCTCCCCAATATTACTATGTACCAAGAGGAGGAGAATCAGTATCCACGGGGCAAATAGACGCCTTCCTCAGGGGTCATGGCATCCAAATATAGACTAGCGAATACCCCGACACCGTCCGGCCATAATCAATACAAGTGCGGTGTGTTGGactgtacataatatgtcaATTAGTGATAAGTGCACCCGTAACATCTGGGCAgtgtaaatttaaatgtagcgatttttgtaatttttttgttttataataaattatacttttataataaataattttgttgttttattgaggTTTCTGAATATAAGAGCCTACAAGAGATGgataagtaaaatgaaataagtcaaaataacaaattaataattatcattatgattaataaaagGAAAGACGATACATAATTAGCgctagtttttttattacattgaataaaatcttgaaaattttCAGTGATGTAAAAGTCTATTTATATCAACAAACTAAACTCAACAAATAGTTTATTAGACGAtaacagaataaataaaagacgaataaataaatagcacattcataattgattttttaaaaactttccttgtataaaataatcattttccTTACTCAATTTCCCCGATCATAAAAAGCTTTCATTCCAACCAACAAAAACGTATCAAAAAACACTTGCACCCacagaacatattatattatgttctgtgCTTGCACCAGCAATCACATTGAAACATCGTCATACATTAATAAGCTAACCTATGCATAATTATATAGAACGGAACGGTGCGTAATAACATCATAATGATTACAAGATATGGCCTAGTAATTCAATAAAGAGGTTAGTTTCCGCATGCCAGAGTCGCGTGGTGTAATAAATACAACGTCAAAATGCATACAGCTTATCAtattaattagaaaaaaatagaaactTGATCAAGTTAAAAATGTTGATGTCTTCACTTTTGTGAAATGTCTTCATGGATGCATACGCTAGTTATACTTAcaatgattaaataaaatgtccttcttaaatttattatttgtaactagcACTTGAGTATTGCACTTAGGAATAAAATGCGGCTtaagtacaaaatatttcaagaataaaaatatcatgcaGCTACAATAAGCTCAATATTATATGGTGTTCCATATAATATTGAGTGCTATTTCTATTGAACAATTTAAGTCtacacattaatattatattaaagttacTTTCATTTTCAATTCCATTAGGCAAAATTAATGGCGACataatgttaaaaaacaattttatgaaacGAACATGAGGTCATttctttcataaatattatagacaGATATTTCAGAGGCTCTAATTGACCGACGTgaaatcctatcctatcctttatagtttatactaatataaatgcgaaagtttgtgaggatagaTGTATACGTGTAGGTGAATATGTTttttactctttcacgaaaaaactactgaaccgattagaatgaaatttagcacacatatagagggaaACTCGGATTAACActtaggataggttttatgcgggtttttctttgaaaacgcggccGGAAAGCGGAAGAATGCATACaacaaaaacatatatttttttttataaaaattaaactcaaTCAATTTTTCATTCAACATAACTTCATGTAGAAGAATATGTCATATAATTAGACATAGagaattgaaatttgaaaaagcTCTTAACCTAAGTACTCTAAAGCATACAGAGCTAAtagtaacattattttaaacagtTCAAAGTGTGTAATGGTGAAATTGTATTTCTTGTAACATTACGTTTTATATAAGGGTTTCTTTTATTACCTAAAAATACTAATGATATATTTAAGAGTACTTAACAATAAAACgctaatttgattttttttttttttttttttttacttaggatagggaagcgcttgaccacaatctcgcctgatggaaagctgagatgcggtctaagatggtacgcgcttccctagtaggtaccggttcactcttcgcttgaagacccccatattgtactcgtcggggaacacagattcaGGAAGCGCGTTCCAGTCCCTTGCGGTTCGAATGAAGAATGTAGAATCGAACCGCttagtccgggtacatggaacgtccaccatatggcgatgcctagaatctgtgcgcctcgacgatcGATGGAAGAACGGGGATGGCGGAACAAGTTCGTGAAGTTCCGCAGCGCACTCACCAAAGTGTATTCGGTAAAAAACCGATAAGCTGGCCACTCTGCGACGATGAGCGAGGCTCTGGAGTTTTTTGCCTACTAGCTCATCGTCGTTTATGAGCCTCTTGGCACGCCTCTCTATCGCCTCAAGCGCCTCCAGCTGGTACTTGGCGGAACCGTCCCAGAGGTGAGAGCAGTATTCCATGCACGATCGGACTTGTGCTTGATAAAGGTTGAGCAACTGTCCCGGGCTGAAATACTGTCTCACCTTCGCCAGAATTCCAAGCTTTTTTGAGGCTACTTGGGCTTTGGATTCTATATAGGAACCAAAGTTCAGAGTAGGCGTCAAGGTGATGccaagaagctcgaggtggttGGTTATTGGCACGGATACACCCTGGAAAGTCGGAGTCAGAtggaatggactccgtttaGCGGAGAATAGACACGCCTGGGTCTTAGTAGCATTGAACTTGACCAGATTGGCATCGCCCCAGTCGGAGACCGCCTGTAAGGACAAGTTCATGCGATCGACCATCGCCTCCCGTAGAGACTGGATTTGTGCCATACTGGCTCGCGCGCTGGATACATATCTCTCCATAACAGTGCTATCGTCTGCGTACCCATAGATACCGGGTTTCAGCAGATCGTTGATGTGTAGCAAGAAGAGTGTTGCGGAGAGAACTGATCCCTGAGGGACCCCGGCATTGATAGCCATTAGGTCGGACGAGCAGCCATCAACGACTACTCGTAGCGACCGGTCTCTCAGAAAATCTGAGATCCAGGCGCAGAAACCGGTAGGCAGACCGTAGGATGGAAGCTTGCCAATTAGGCTATCATGCCAGACCCTATCGAAGGCCTTCGAGATATCAAGGGAGACAGCAAGTGCTTCACCATGATTCTCTATGGCCTCGCTCCAGACGTAGGTGGCGTACGCTAGAAGATCCCCAGTGGACCGGTTTCGGCGGAACCCGTATTGTCGGTCACTGAGAAGGTCGTTCGCTTCTAGGTGTGCCAGGAGCCTACTGTTCAGTACACGTTCCATAGTCTTACAGAGTATGGACGTGactgaaattggcctatagttggAGGGGTCGGCACGACTGCCTTTTTTGGGCACGGGCTGCACGTTGGCAAGTTTCCAAGATTTCGGTACTATTCCAGTCGTCATCGAGAGGCGAAAGAGGCGTGTCAAAACAGGAGCCAGCTCAGGTGCACAGGTTTTAAGTACTATGGCTGGAATTCCATCAGGGCCACTGGCTTTATTCACGTCAAGATTCCGCAGCGTTTTAAGCACCTCAGTCTGACGGATGCGAATTTCCGGCATATTCACCTCGCATCCAGGTAGACTGGGAGGTTTCGCATTTGCGGGATCAAGACGAGAATTTTCCGCGAAAAGAGAAGCAAAAAGGTTCGCTTTCTCTACGGCGGTGTGAGCCAGCGACCCATCCGGTTTCAGCAGTGGAGGAAGTGAGGGGCGGCAGAAATTCGATTCAACCGTCTTAGCCAGGGACCAAAACGCTTTGCTACCAGAGGGGTAAGAAGCTAGTTTGTTCCCTATACGGCTGACGTGGTCAAATCGAGCTTTCCGTAGAGCCTTTTTGCAGGACTTGGCGGCCCGGTTGAAGGCTTTCTTCTTGTCTGACACGTCCTTGGCCTTGCGGTGTCGAGCATCAACCCATGCCAGATATGCTTCATGCTTTAGCGCTTCAGCGCGTCTGCAATCGGCTCTGAACCAGGGCTGAGCTTTGCCGGACATGGCCACGTCCGAGAATGGGATAAAGTACTCCATTCCCTGTCGCAGCACATCTGTCACAGCATCCGCGCAGGTCGAAGGATCATCAGAAGAAAAGCAGACAGGCCGCCAGGGATAAGACGCAAAGAAGGAGCGCATCTCATCCCAATCTGCTGACTTGTATCGCCACACGCGCCGAGAGCCCTTAGGACTGGGATCGGGCGGCGAGTAGACAGATACAGATTTCACCAGACAGTGATCGGAGCTGCCAAGCGGCGAAGAAATCGCCACCGAGTAACGGTCTGGATCTGTTGTCAGCAGAAGGTCCAAGCAATTGGCTGTGTGGCTTTCAACATCAGGAACCCGCGTCGCTCCTTGGACCAGCTGGGTGAGATTTAATGCAATGGACAGCTTACGCATCTCTCTCCCAGCTAGGTCAGTGCACTGGTATGGGTATAGCCACTCCTGGTGGTGGGCATTAAAATCCCCCAGTAACACAAGCTGAGCGGAAGGGTATTTGTGTTGAGCAGCATCCGCCACCTCACTAAGGTACTCTGTGAGCCTGATCGTCTCCTGGTCTCCGCTGTGCGCCCGGTAGACACAGGAATAGAGAAGTTTCTCTGGGCCTGTGTCCACCAGCATCCATAACACTGAAaaatgggggtcttcaagatACCGGAGACGCCGACAACAGATGTCATCTCGGACGTACGCGCACACACCTGACCGAGCCTTAAAATTATGCTCCAGGGTGTAGCCGGGATAGGACAGGTACGCCAAGTCAGACGGACACCTTATCTGCGTCTCCGTGAGGAACAAGATACACGGTTTATGAGTCTCAAGGTGGAAGTGGACTGCAGCGAGATTAGAGTGGAGACCTCTGATGTTAGTTAGGTCCACTTTCAGCGAGAGGGAGTGCTGCCGCTGTGCAACTTTATTCCTGTATCTTGCCTTGTTCATAGTTGTTTTAGAAGAGAGTGAAGTAGGTATGAAGACGGCAGTGAGTCGAGGCGCTTAACACCAGGACCAGAGACACACACTCAGTTGCCGCACTATTGGGGACTAGTCTGGAGACTGCGGGGACGCCCGAGCCCCCCCAAGTTGTCCATAGGGCCCTCTCATCCGGTCGCCAACCGGCACTATGGCGCAACTTGGGATTTTTCGCTGATTGGCGGGGCAGCCTTTCGCGTGTGGCTAGCACTCTACTTGGGCCCCCTACTGACCAGCGGTCGGCCAGCGGTGCACCGTGCCTCGGATCCCGCTACCCTCCATGACTAGCCACCAGATGCAGAAACGTCAGTGTGTGTCAGATCGTCCCGATTGTCAGAGCGCAACTGACTCGACCCGTCTTCACTAAGGCTACATCAGCTTCATCGAGTCGGAACACGGACGCTTGGCGACTCGTCTTCAGCTGATGGGTGGTCATTATAGCCGCGACAACTGTCTCCCACCATGTCACCTGTTTAGCACCACCCGGGGGCCACGTGTAGGGTTTCAGAGTTCAGGGTATACTCCTACGGACGGAGGTGACTCGGCCCCCAAATTGCTGATTTTAGAATCTTACTTAAAAATCACTTCTCTTATTCGTATAAAGAAACATGAAActgctataaataaaacaaagaaataaaataatatcacttTATGAGTGGAACAAGAGTGGAACGGAGATATACAAgagtttaaatatgtaaaaacaataattttgttaatttatattgagaATTAAACACcatgttataacttataacttCACTTGACTTTATTAGATAAAAGAACAGTTTAcagttttacatatttaacatTGCTAGCCGGCATCAGCCATCTTGCCCACGCGAAAACCACAGAGAATACTATACAGTGTTGCCAATATAAATGTACTCTTATTCCAACACGCCTCCttacatttatattgtaaaacaataaacaataagacacacaaaacaataacaaaaagaCAAAGCTTAAGAACTATACatagtatttttcatttagattacatttacatttttcaCCTTTACTcctttaaatttaacatttctcTAAATTTAGTGAACTTAACATTTCCCAAAGCTTTTGTAAATATATctgcaatattattttctgaTTCTATTTTTACTACTTCAATACTTCCTTGcttaacattttcatttacaaAATGATAGTGAACTTCAATGTGCTTAGAATTCTTAGTAAAGTTTCCATATTTGGAAATAATTACAGCTCCTGAATTATCTTCATAGATTTTAACTGGTTTACAAACTTTAGTAAATACATCATTCATTAcacaaataagaaaatttaattctgTTACTGCTTCTGATAAAGCTACATATTCAGCAAATGTTGAAGACTTTGTTACACTACTTTGTTTTTTAGATTTCCAGTAAATAACATTTCCAAACAATCTTATGACAAATCCTGTAGTAGATTTCCTATCCACAATATCTCCTGCCCAATCGGCATCAGCAAAGCAATCTAGAATATCAGCATtactattattacaatatgttaatttaagATCTTTTGTCAAATACAAATACTTTAAAACTCTCAAAGCATACTTAAAATGTGTTTcattataacaattttgaAATCTGCTTAAGTAATTTACACTGTAGGATATATCAGGTCGAGTACCTGAACTAATATACAAAAGAGCACCAAtcaaatttctatattttacatCCTCATTAATAACAGATTGTTccaatttcaaatttatttctataggggttttaaacaattttgcaTTCTCAATATTATAACGTTTAGCTAAAGACTCAATATAAGATTTCTGACTTAACGTTAGGATATTACTttgattatacatatattcaatCTCAATACCAATGTAGTTTTTAACTATACCAATATCtttcattttaaacttttcagacaatttaatttttatatcagCAATGACTTTTTCATTTTCACAgcatattaataaatcatcaacaaataaaagaatataaacaGTTAAGTTGTTCTCCCTTCTTACATACAAACAATAGTCATATTTACTTCTGTAAAAATCTAGATTAGTTAAGTAATCATTAAAACATTCATACCAAGCACGGGGACTTTCTTTTAAACCATACaatgatttatttagtttataaacTTTATCAGTTCTATTTTCATAACCAATTGGTTGCTTTACATAAACTTCAGATAATACTCTACCATTTAGGAATGCTGTTTCAACATCCATTTGATGAATGACTAAAGAATTTTGACAACAATAAGATAATAGTAATTTAAGTGTCGGCATTTTAGCAACAGGAGAATAAGTATCATCAATACAATTTGTTTGTTGAAAACCTTTTACTACTAACCTAGCTTTGTATTCATTTTCACTTTTCTTTTTATACACCCATTTCACATCAATTACCTTTTTGTCCTTAGGAGGTTTGTCAACTAGAGTCCATgtgttatttttcattaaactgtCCATCTCTTTATCCATTGCTGCTTTCCATTTCATTGCCTCATCACATGTAGTCGCCTCCTGAAAATCAACTGGAGTCAAAGCATCGCAGTAATTACTGTATATGCAATAATAACCAAATTCTTCATCAAAACGAAGTGGGGTTTTGACTTGTCTTCTTGATCTTTTATTCTTTTCTTCATTTTTAATTCCTGCTACACTTGTTTCTTCATTTTCCGAGTGTTTAATTGTATCTCTTTCCTCTTGTGTCTTTTTATCTTCCATTtccttttcttttatttcatattcagTATAATTTTCATCCTTCCCCTCAAAACCACACAATTTAACATCTTCCTCAATTATATCACAATTTCTAGCAATGATAACTCTGTTGTTAATTAGCACTCTGTATCCAGTGTCAGTATAGCCAAGTAAAATTCCAACTTCTGCTTTCTTATCCCATTTAGACCTTCTCCGTTCTTCGGGTATTCTAACAAACACTTTACTTCCATACATTCTCAAATTTTTGACAGATGGCTTTctgttgaaaaatatttcatatggTGTTTTCCTTTCAATAGTATTAGTCAAAGTTCTGTTCTTAAGATGAGCagctgttttaattatttctggCCACCATCTTCTTTCTACCTTTGCTTCTGATAAAAGACATCTACCCATATCCATTAATGTACGATTGTATCTCTCTGCCGTTCCATTTAATTGATGAACATATGCTGGACAgggttttattataattcctTTCTCTTTTGCGAACTGAAAAACTCTTGCATTCATGTATTCCTTCCCATTGTCACATCGCAGTTCCTTTATCATTTTTCCTGTCAAGTTCTGTACCTCATTAACATATTGCACCAAGTAGTCAAAAACCTCATCCTTTGATCTGATGcaataaactttaactaatTTGCTGTAATCATCTATAAagctcaaaaaatatttttctccgTTATATCCTGTAGTCTGATGTGGCCCATTTAAATCAGTATGAACAATCTCTAATATCTTCTCTGCTTTTCGtctattattatgaaatggtaaattatgcattttattttcaatacatattgcacattttaaatattcactttCAATCTCTTTAGGTAATCCATCTaatgattcatttttacacattaattccaaacttttaaaattaatatggcCCATAGTACGATGTAGTTTTTCTTTTACAGTCATATCTTTTTTACTCATATTTGCTTCTGATATTTCTTCATACATGTAACTTTTCATCTTGTACAGTCTTTCTTCCTTAAATGCAATTGCTATGACCTTTCCATAAttgttgtaaatttttgacaatcTCCCCTTTGAACTAATTGAGTATTTATCAGTAATTTTAgaataacttaataaatttgCCTTCATttcttttacataaaaaacatttttaagagTCACTTCAATTTTTTGTCCATAGACTAggaaataagttttaatattaccAATTTTTGTAGCTTCTAATATTGTTCCGTCAccaattttaactttaacagGCTTATTCAATATCTCACATGAATTGAAGTACTCATCAGTATTAATAATATGGTCTGTGCATCCACTGTCTAGTAACCAATTTATTTGACCTTTCTTTAGCTTATCATTCTCCGTTGTTGTGTAAGTATTATTAACGATAGTAGTATGAAAACTATTACCTTGACTGTCTTGAGCATTACGGTGATAATGTCCTGGGCCTCGTCCTCTGTTACTATATGAACCACGTCCTCTGTTATTATATGAACCATGTCCTCTGTTATTATATGAACCATTTCCACGAAAATTAGAAAAACCACGTCCTCGACCACGGTTTACATATCCAGATTTACAGTCTTTTCTTAGGTGACCAGGTTTCCCACAgctataacaataatatgatgGTTTGGCGTCAGCTTTAAAAGCATTTGATGTATCATTAGACGTTTCGCTCACATTTTCCGTATTTTTcacttttattttactctttaaATAATCAACTGTTCTTTCACGCTCTGGCAAGACATCAATTAAATCACCTATATAGCTGTAACTTGCTGGTAATGCTTTTAACATATAGTTAAGTTTTTCTATTTCTGATACCGTTGCACCTGCTTGTTTCAACTCATTTACAGAC contains:
- the LOC123693932 gene encoding MAP7 domain-containing protein 1-like, giving the protein MRTRVTVNFKMTAKIYVLCLVLATGLAARPRPRLQQPIDAYDYEQEAQDRSDQRVVLVSPEQYDSLYPAQDRIDEEYEPRAHRPQPRLKQPQQDAPKQPPVQTIRNYNKVNDDGSFTFGYEAADGSFKEETRGTDCVVRGKYGYVDPDGNKREFTYVSGNPCDPNKPNEDEESEQHGPESAERDDGEPNYPTRPALRPTTSRPATTYFQNDFRDADEEPEEEPLQHIRQRVVQRPQPARPILRPSYPSQQIAITPRPVPIPTTARALPPATTFRPQLVQVTPKPQIQYSPEPNYSPSPAPIPARPSQIDFAAEFAKFHRENQVQSTTPADLAPTRSSAASPSPSGNPLYSSELVFDPSSGQYNTQLFQSLPQTKGELNLNQRLQPYVAQQQSRPFIPSPQIPSGQSPYRQVQASPQEAYQRQQAESQYQNSAQLFAQQQQLQQSQLQRDRAAARAQAQRLSIQPAQSQRAQSPQYYYVPRGGESVSTGQIDAFLRGHGIQI